From the Malus domestica chromosome 17, GDT2T_hap1 genome, one window contains:
- the LOC103405270 gene encoding VQ motif-containing protein 22 encodes MSSTGTMSSNPNDHWLQFYNQNLNSSTPSSLFCHDQVSDATVVTTTTTTSSLPGHAGSGHPSSSTNNSLSPDQGRVSKPARKRSRASRRTPTTLLNTDTTNFRAMVQQFTGGPSTVSFPTGASNFTFGLGPTRPQSFVVPPGAAGCHPLQPQQQQLLQQQQQQQQQQQQQQFQQRHNQQYLFSLRNNDNVNGDHGFLERLSSRVGPTSMVMGLSSDHDQHEFLREGIASQLPSSARPPSSNSSANENRSYMF; translated from the coding sequence aTGAGTAGTACTGGAACCATGTCCAGCAACCCTAATGATCACTGGCTCCAATTCTACAACCAAAACCTGAATTCTTCTACCCCTTCTTCACTGTTTTGCCATGACCAAGTCTCTGATGCCACCGTcgtcaccaccaccactacaACTTCATCTTTACCAGGTCATGCCGGTTCAGGCCACCCGAGCTCCAGCACCAACAACAGTTTGAGTCCGGATCAAGGCCGCGTTTCGAAGCCGGCCCGGAAAAGGTCTAGAGCCTCAAGAAGAACTCCCACCACGCTGCTCAACACTGACACCACCAATTTTCGTGCCATGGTGCAGCAATTCACTGGGGGTCCTAGTACGGTGTCGTTTCCCACTGGTGCTTCGAATTTTACCTTTGGTCTCGGCCCCACTAGGCCACAGAGCTTCGTGGTGCCTCCCGGGGCGGCCGGGTGCCATCCTCTACAGCCTCAGCAGCAACAActcttacaacaacaacaacaacaacaacaacaacaacaacagcaacaattccaacaacgCCATAACCAGCAATACTTGTTTTCGCTGAGGAACAATGACAACGTTAACGGTGATCATGGGTTTCTTGAGAGATTGTCATCAAGAGTGGGACCCACAAGCATGGTGATGGGACTGTCGTCCGATCATGATCAACATGAGTTTCTGAGGGAGGGTATTGCATCCCAATTGCCTTCTTCGGCTAGGCCGCCCAGCTCTAATAGTTCTGCCAATGAGAACAGGAGTTACATGTTTTGA
- the LOC103405120 gene encoding cytochrome P450 97B2, chloroplastic isoform X2: MCQSTSTEEPKTKRNLLDNASNLLTNFLSGGKIGSMPTAEGAVTDLFDRPLFFSLYDWFIEHGSVYKLAFGPKAFVVVSDPIVARHILRENAFSYDKGVLADILEPIMGKGLIPADLDTWKQRRRVIAPAFHSLYLEAMVKTFRNCSERTIVKFEKLLERESLRGGKAIELDLEAEFSSLALDIIGLGVFNYDFGSVTKESPVIKAVYGTLFEAEHRSTFYIPYWKFPLAKWIVPRQRKFYGDLKVINDCLDVLIRNAKETREETDVEKLQQRDYLNLKDASLLRFLVDMRGTDVDDRQLRDDLMTMLIAGHETTAAVLTWAVFFLAQNPSKMKKAQEEIDSVLGQDGPTYESIKKLEYTRLIAVESLRLFPQPPLLIRRSLKPDKLPGGYNGAKDGYAVPAGTDLFISVYNLHRSPYFWDNPNEFEPERFLVEKKSHVEGWAGFDPSRSPGALYPNEIIADFAFLPFGGGPRKCVGDQFALMESTVALAMLLQKFTVELKGSPDSVEQVTGATLHTKNGLWCKLQKRSDIN; this comes from the exons AT GTGCCAATCGACCAGTACCGAGGAACCAAAAACGAAGAGAAATTTACTGGACAATGCAAGCAACCTCCTTACCAATTTTTTAAGTGGTGGGAAAATTGGGTCCATGCCCACAGCTGAAGGTGCAGTCACCGATTTGTTTGATCGGCCTCTCTTCTTTTCACtgtatgattggtttatagag CATGGCTCTGTGTACAAGCTTGCATTTGGACCAAAAGCTTTTGTTGTTGTATCAGATCCAATTGTTGCGAGGCATATTCTTCgagaaaatgcatttagttATGATAAG GGAGTTCTGGCTGATATTCTAGAACCAATTATGGGCAAGGGACTTATACCCGCTGACCTTGACACTTGGAAGCAGAGGAGAAGAG TTATTGCTCCGGCGTTCCATTCTTTATACTTGGAAGCTATGGTCAAGACATTCAGAAATTGTTCAGAAAGAACAATAGTAAAATTTGAGAAGCTACTTGAAAGAGAGAGCTTGCGTGGTGGCAAGGCAATAGAGTTGGATCTTGAAGCAGAGTTTTCGAGTTTGGCTCTTGATATTATCGGGCTTGGTGTCTTCAACTACGACTTTGGTTCTGTTACCAAAGAATCTCCTGTAATTAAG GCAGTGTATGGCACTCTTTTTGAAGCTGAACATCGGTCCACCTTTTATATCCCATATTGGAAATTTCCACTGGCAAAGTGGATAGTGCCCAGGCAACGGAAGTTCTACGGTGATCTGAAGGTTATAAATGACTGTCTTGATGTACTCATCAGAAATGCGAAAGAGACCAGAGAG GAAACAGATGTTGAAAAACTGCAACAAAGGGATTACTTAAATCTGAAG GATGCAAGCCTATTGCGTTTCTTAGTTGATATGCGTGGAACAGATGTTGATGATCGTCAG TTGAGGGATGATTTGATGACAATGCTTATTGCTGGCCATGAAACGACGGCTGCTGTGCTTACGTGGGCTGTTTTCTTCCTTGCACAA AACCCGTCCAAGATGAAGAAAGCGCAAGAAGAGATTGATTCAGTGCTTGGACAGGACGGACCAACTTAcgaatcaataaaaaaattgga gtaCACCAGACTTATCGCGGTAGAGTCTCTTCGTTTGTTTCCCCAACCCCCCTTGCTTATTAGACGTTCTCTCAAACCAGATAAGCTACCAG GAGGATACAACGGTGCAAAAGATGGTTATGCGGTTCCCGCTGGGACTGATCTCTTCATTTCT GTATATAATCTCCATCGATCTCCATACTTTTGGGACAATCCTAATGAGTTTGAACCGGAGAGGTTTTTAGTCGAAAAGAAGAGTCACGTTGAAGGATGGGCTGGTTTTGACCCTTCTCGAAGCCCTGGAGCGTTGTACCCGAATGAG ATTATAGCAGATTTCGCCTTCTTACCTTTCGGTGGAGGGCCAAGAAAATGCGTCGGAGACCAGTTTGCTCTAATGGAGTCAACTGTGGCACTGGCTATGCTGTTGCAGAAGTTCACCGTCGAGCTAAAAGGATCCCCAGATTCAGTGGAACAAGTTACAGGGGCAACACTCCACACAAAGAACGGATTGTGGTGCAAGTTACAGAAGAGGTCCGATATAAACTGA
- the LOC103405120 gene encoding cytochrome P450 97B2, chloroplastic isoform X1 yields MAGSSLLHPSPPTLINLNFRRGELGYFHSSTTTHLLNSKPRHCPLRCQSTSTEEPKTKRNLLDNASNLLTNFLSGGKIGSMPTAEGAVTDLFDRPLFFSLYDWFIEHGSVYKLAFGPKAFVVVSDPIVARHILRENAFSYDKGVLADILEPIMGKGLIPADLDTWKQRRRVIAPAFHSLYLEAMVKTFRNCSERTIVKFEKLLERESLRGGKAIELDLEAEFSSLALDIIGLGVFNYDFGSVTKESPVIKAVYGTLFEAEHRSTFYIPYWKFPLAKWIVPRQRKFYGDLKVINDCLDVLIRNAKETREETDVEKLQQRDYLNLKDASLLRFLVDMRGTDVDDRQLRDDLMTMLIAGHETTAAVLTWAVFFLAQNPSKMKKAQEEIDSVLGQDGPTYESIKKLEYTRLIAVESLRLFPQPPLLIRRSLKPDKLPGGYNGAKDGYAVPAGTDLFISVYNLHRSPYFWDNPNEFEPERFLVEKKSHVEGWAGFDPSRSPGALYPNEIIADFAFLPFGGGPRKCVGDQFALMESTVALAMLLQKFTVELKGSPDSVEQVTGATLHTKNGLWCKLQKRSDIN; encoded by the exons ATGGCTGGTTCTTCTCTGTTGCATCCTTCTCCTCCAACTCTCATTAATCTCAACTTCCGGAGAGGTGAATTGGGTTACTTTCACTCTTCAACTACCACCCATCTTCTCAATTCCAAGCCCAGGCACTGTCCTCTCAG GTGCCAATCGACCAGTACCGAGGAACCAAAAACGAAGAGAAATTTACTGGACAATGCAAGCAACCTCCTTACCAATTTTTTAAGTGGTGGGAAAATTGGGTCCATGCCCACAGCTGAAGGTGCAGTCACCGATTTGTTTGATCGGCCTCTCTTCTTTTCACtgtatgattggtttatagag CATGGCTCTGTGTACAAGCTTGCATTTGGACCAAAAGCTTTTGTTGTTGTATCAGATCCAATTGTTGCGAGGCATATTCTTCgagaaaatgcatttagttATGATAAG GGAGTTCTGGCTGATATTCTAGAACCAATTATGGGCAAGGGACTTATACCCGCTGACCTTGACACTTGGAAGCAGAGGAGAAGAG TTATTGCTCCGGCGTTCCATTCTTTATACTTGGAAGCTATGGTCAAGACATTCAGAAATTGTTCAGAAAGAACAATAGTAAAATTTGAGAAGCTACTTGAAAGAGAGAGCTTGCGTGGTGGCAAGGCAATAGAGTTGGATCTTGAAGCAGAGTTTTCGAGTTTGGCTCTTGATATTATCGGGCTTGGTGTCTTCAACTACGACTTTGGTTCTGTTACCAAAGAATCTCCTGTAATTAAG GCAGTGTATGGCACTCTTTTTGAAGCTGAACATCGGTCCACCTTTTATATCCCATATTGGAAATTTCCACTGGCAAAGTGGATAGTGCCCAGGCAACGGAAGTTCTACGGTGATCTGAAGGTTATAAATGACTGTCTTGATGTACTCATCAGAAATGCGAAAGAGACCAGAGAG GAAACAGATGTTGAAAAACTGCAACAAAGGGATTACTTAAATCTGAAG GATGCAAGCCTATTGCGTTTCTTAGTTGATATGCGTGGAACAGATGTTGATGATCGTCAG TTGAGGGATGATTTGATGACAATGCTTATTGCTGGCCATGAAACGACGGCTGCTGTGCTTACGTGGGCTGTTTTCTTCCTTGCACAA AACCCGTCCAAGATGAAGAAAGCGCAAGAAGAGATTGATTCAGTGCTTGGACAGGACGGACCAACTTAcgaatcaataaaaaaattgga gtaCACCAGACTTATCGCGGTAGAGTCTCTTCGTTTGTTTCCCCAACCCCCCTTGCTTATTAGACGTTCTCTCAAACCAGATAAGCTACCAG GAGGATACAACGGTGCAAAAGATGGTTATGCGGTTCCCGCTGGGACTGATCTCTTCATTTCT GTATATAATCTCCATCGATCTCCATACTTTTGGGACAATCCTAATGAGTTTGAACCGGAGAGGTTTTTAGTCGAAAAGAAGAGTCACGTTGAAGGATGGGCTGGTTTTGACCCTTCTCGAAGCCCTGGAGCGTTGTACCCGAATGAG ATTATAGCAGATTTCGCCTTCTTACCTTTCGGTGGAGGGCCAAGAAAATGCGTCGGAGACCAGTTTGCTCTAATGGAGTCAACTGTGGCACTGGCTATGCTGTTGCAGAAGTTCACCGTCGAGCTAAAAGGATCCCCAGATTCAGTGGAACAAGTTACAGGGGCAACACTCCACACAAAGAACGGATTGTGGTGCAAGTTACAGAAGAGGTCCGATATAAACTGA
- the LOC103405119 gene encoding protein FAR1-RELATED SEQUENCE 2 isoform X1 has protein sequence MEIDLELPSCEQDKLDIRADKDVNIVDVTDEINVEEERVSYPIMSGRVKEVDGLNAEQGIGSDKDVDIVDISYEVNVEEEHVGSPTTSYHVKEVDGLNAEQSVGLDKDVDILDVADEINVVEESVSALTTSEHVRGADGLSAEESVRSGKHVNGVDVPYEINVEANVSSPTTNDHVKEVYGLNAERRVGSDRDVDIVDVNDEINVDEEHVSSLTSDCVKEEDGFNADQSFGSDKDVDIVDITDEVNVEEEHVTSPITSDHVMEVDGLNAEQSVFSLNDQNDLNNVGVDSLDKGKGVVEEPENGLEFESKEEAYSYYREYARSVGFGITIKASRRSKKSGKFIDIKIACSRFGSKRELGTTVNPRTCITKTDCKASLHIKRKESEKWVVHSFVKEHNHEICPDDFIYAISGRNKKPAIVVPQKTGLQLALDEEDVRVMFEHFMSMQDEDPNFFYAIDFDHEKRLRSVFWVDSKCKRDYSSFCDAVFFDTYYVRNNYKIPFVPIVGVNHHFQYILLGCALIGEETTSAFVWLMRTWLKAVGGQAPVVVITDQDKFLKEAVEDAFTDARHCFCLWHVLTRIPGNLGSINEKETFIEKFSKCIYRSWTVEQFEKEWSKLVDRFELRENEWVHSLYEDRKKWAPTYMQDSFLAGMSTRERSGSITSFFDRYISQEATFKDFIEQYKAFCKDSYDMEAGASLETQDKQPGLRSFSPFEKQMSTIYTDAVFKKFEDEVFGLASCHLKKEGENEASVIFRVTDLEERQNFIVSWNEADQKVCCLCHSFECRGFLCRHAILVLQVSGVYTIPSHYILKRWTKDAKVRHTVSDGSKRLNCRVQHFNDLCKLAVKLGEEGSLSPDAYHIALQALETVMKHCVDVNNSVRSVLEPVSANHGFIDVEVVDPSCSVAKLSKKKKTYKKRKVQTELDGTAIRLQDSCQQMELMKSRAHKLDNCYVPQQESERGQLNSISPIHEGCYDNQRVTQGQVHSLPTHTRHLGTQQSLQGMLQLQPSPRAPIVHGCYEIRGNPEDMEQSVGSSRKHRRDKHPPK, from the exons ATGGAGATAGATCTTGAACTGCCCTCATGTGAGCAGGACAAGTTAGACATTAGGGCAGATAAGGATGTTAACATTGTAGATGTCACTGATGAGATAAATGTTGAGGAGGAGCGTGTTAGTTACCCGATAATGAGCGGTCGTGTTAAGGAAGTTGATGGATTGAATGCAGAACAAGGTATTGGGTCGGATAAAGATGTTGACATTGTAGATATTTCCTATGAGGTAAATGTTGAGGAGGAGCATGTTGGTTCTCCAACAACAAGCTATCATGTTAAGGAAGTTGATGGGTTGAATGCAGAACAAAGTGTAGGGTTGGATAAAGATGTTGACATTTTAGATGTTGCGGATGAGATAAATGTTGTGGAGGAGAGTGTTAGTGCTCTGACAACGAGTGAACATGTTAGGGGAGCTGATGGGTTGAGTGCAGAAGAAAGTGTTAGGTCAGGTAAACATGTTAATGGTGTAGATGTCCCATATGAGATAAATGTTGAGGCGAATGTTAGTTCTCCGACAACGAATGATCATGTTAAGGAAGTTTATGGGTTGAATGCAGAACGACGTGTTGGGTCAGATAGAGATGTTGACATTGTAGACGTCAATGATGAGATAAATGTTGATGAGGAGCATGTTAGTTCTCTGACGAGTGACTGTGTTAAGGAAGAGGATGGATTCAATGCAGACCAAAGTTTTGGGTCAGATAAAGATGTTGACATTGTAGATATCACAGATGAGGTAAATGTTGAGGAGGAGCATGTTACTTCTCCGATAACAAGTGATCATGTTATGGAAGTTGATGGGTTGAATGCAGAACAAAGTGTTTTTAGTttgaatgatcaaaatgatctGAACAATGTCGGGGTAGATTCCCTTGATAAGGGGAAGGGGGTAGTTGAGGAGCCCGAAAATGGTTTGGAGTTTGAGTCTAAGGAAGAAGCTTACTCTTACTACAGGGAGTATGCCCGGTCTGTGGGATTTGGCATCACAATTAAAGCCAGTCGGCGCTCAAAAAAATCTGGAAAGTTTATTGACATAAAAATTGCATGCTCTAGATTTGGAAGCAAGCGTGAGTTGGGAACAACTGTCAATCCAAGAACATGCATCACAAAGACGGACTGCAAAGCTAGCTTGCATATAAAGaggaaagagagtgaaaaatgGGTAGTACATAGTTTTGTAAAGGAGCACAACCATGAGATTTGCCCAGATGATTTCATTTATGCTATCAGCGGAAGGAACAAGAAACCTGCTATCGTTGTTCCTCAGAAGACGGGTCTGCAGTTGGCTTTAGATGAGGAAGATGTAAGAGTAATGTTTGAACATTTTATGTCTATGCAGGATGAGGATCCCAACTTCTTCTATGCAATAGATTTTGACCATGAGAAACGATTGAGAAGTGTGTTTTGGGTTGATTCAAAATGTAAGCGTGATTATAGCAGTTTCTGCGACGCAGTCTTCTTTGACACTTACTATGTTAGAAACAATTATAAAATTCCTTTTGTTCCTATTGTTGGAGTTAATCATCACTTTCAGTACATTTTGCTTGGATGTGCATTGATTGGAGAAGAGACTACATCGGCTTTCGTTTGGTTAATGCGGACGTGGCTTAAAGCAGTGGGTGGCCAAGCTCCAGTAGTGGTTATCACCGATCAAGACAAATTCCTGAAAGAAGCTGTAGAAGATGCGTTTACTGATGCACGCCATTGTTTTTGCTTATGGCATGTATTGACCAGGATTCCTGGAAATTTGGGTTCCATAAATGAGAAAGAAACATTTATCGAAAAATTCAGCAAATGCATTTACCGGTCTTGGACAGTTGAGCAATTTGAAAAGGAATGGTCGAAACTGGTTGATAGATTTGAACTAAGAGAAAATGAGTGGGTTCATTCATTGTATGAAGATCGTAAAAAGTGGGCCCCAACTTATATGCAGGATTCGTTTTTAGCTGGAATGTCAACAAGGGAGCGATCTGGAAGTATAACTTCATTCTTTGATAGGTACATTTCTCAAGAAGCTACATTTAAGGATTTTATTGAGCAGTACAAAGCATTTTGTAAAGATAGTTATGACATGGAAGCTGGCGCTTCTCTCGAAACACAGGATAAACAACCTGGATTAAGATCCTTCTCGCCGTTTGAGAAACAAATGTCAACTATCTATACAGATGCtgtatttaaaaaatttgaggaCGAGGTTTTTGGACTAGCTTCTTGTCATTTGAAGAAAGAAGGTGAAAATGAAGCATCTGTAATCTTCCGGGTCACAGATTTGGAAGAACGCCAGAATTTCATCGTGTCTTGGAATGAAGCAGACCAAAAAGTATGTTGTTTATGTCATTCATTTGAATGCAGAGGTTTTCTCTGTAGGCATGCAATTCTGGTCCTCCAGGTGTCTGGTGTTTACACAATCCCATCCCATTATATTTTGAAGCGTTGGACTAAAGATGCAAAAGTTAGGCATACTGTTAGCGATGGATCGAAGAGGCTTAACTGCAGGGTGCAGCATTTCAATGATCTATGTAAATTAGCTGTTAAGTTGGGTGAAGAGGGGTCTTTATCTCCGGACGCTTACCACATTGCACTTCAGGCATTAGAAACAGTTATGAAACATTGTGTCGATGTGAATAATTCTGTAAGAAGTGTTTTGGAACCCGTGTCAGCTAATCATGGTTTTATTGACGTTGAAGTAGTGGATCCCAGCTGCAGTGTAGCCAAGTTgtcgaagaaaaagaaaacatacaaaaaaagaaag GTGCAAACTGAACTGGATGGCACTGCTATCAGGTTGCAAGACAGCTGCCAGCAGATG GAACTGATGAAGTCCAGAGCACATAAGCTTGATAATTGTTACGTCCCTCAGCAAGAATCTGAACGG GGACAGTTGAACTCAATTTCTCCTATCCATGAGGGTTGTTACGACAACCAACGGGTCACCCAG GGACAGGTTCATTCGTTACCAACACATACTCGTCACTTAGGGACCCAACAGAGCCTGCAAGGAATG TTGCAGCTACAACCTAGTCCCAGAGCACCGATTGTGCATGGCTGTTATGAGATTCGGGGCAATCCCGAAGATATG GAACAGTCTGTAGGCTCCTCGCGCAAGCATCGACGTGATAAGCACCCACCAAAATAG
- the LOC103405119 gene encoding protein FAR1-RELATED SEQUENCE 2 isoform X2, with protein sequence MEIDLELPSCEQDKLDIRADKDVNIVDVTDEINVEEERVSYPIMSGRVKEVDGLNAEQGIGSDKDVDIVDISYEVNVEEEHVGSPTTSYHVKEVDGLNAEQSVGLDKDVDILDVADEINVVEESVSALTTSEHVRGADGLSAEESVRSGKHVNGVDVPYEINVEANVSSPTTNDHVKEVYGLNAERRVGSDRDVDIVDVNDEINVDEEHVSSLTSDCVKEEDGFNADQSFGSDKDVDIVDITDEVNVEEEHVTSPITSDHVMEVDGLNAEQSVFSLNDQNDLNNVGVDSLDKGKGVVEEPENGLEFESKEEAYSYYREYARSVGFGITIKASRRSKKSGKFIDIKIACSRFGSKRELGTTVNPRTCITKTDCKASLHIKRKESEKWVVHSFVKEHNHEICPDDFIYAISGRNKKPAIVVPQKTGLQLALDEEDVRVMFEHFMSMQDEDPNFFYAIDFDHEKRLRSVFWVDSKCKRDYSSFCDAVFFDTYYVRNNYKIPFVPIVGVNHHFQYILLGCALIGEETTSAFVWLMRTWLKAVGGQAPVVVITDQDKFLKEAVEDAFTDARHCFCLWHVLTRIPGNLGSINEKETFIEKFSKCIYRSWTVEQFEKEWSKLVDRFELRENEWVHSLYEDRKKWAPTYMQDSFLAGMSTRERSGSITSFFDRYISQEATFKDFIEQYKAFCKDSYDMEAGASLETQDKQPGLRSFSPFEKQMSTIYTDAVFKKFEDEVFGLASCHLKKEGENEASVIFRVTDLEERQNFIVSWNEADQKVCCLCHSFECRGFLCRHAILVLQVSGVYTIPSHYILKRWTKDAKVRHTVSDGSKRLNCRVQHFNDLCKLAVKLGEEGSLSPDAYHIALQALETVMKHCVDVNNSVRSVLEPVSANHGFIDVEVVDPSCSVAKLSKKKKTYKKRKVQTELDGTAIRLQDSCQQMELMKSRAHKLDNCYVPQQESERGQLNSISPIHEGCYDNQRVTQGQVHSLPTHTRHLGTQQSLQGMLQLQPSPRAPIVHGCYEIRGNPEDMSVGSSRKHRRDKHPPK encoded by the exons ATGGAGATAGATCTTGAACTGCCCTCATGTGAGCAGGACAAGTTAGACATTAGGGCAGATAAGGATGTTAACATTGTAGATGTCACTGATGAGATAAATGTTGAGGAGGAGCGTGTTAGTTACCCGATAATGAGCGGTCGTGTTAAGGAAGTTGATGGATTGAATGCAGAACAAGGTATTGGGTCGGATAAAGATGTTGACATTGTAGATATTTCCTATGAGGTAAATGTTGAGGAGGAGCATGTTGGTTCTCCAACAACAAGCTATCATGTTAAGGAAGTTGATGGGTTGAATGCAGAACAAAGTGTAGGGTTGGATAAAGATGTTGACATTTTAGATGTTGCGGATGAGATAAATGTTGTGGAGGAGAGTGTTAGTGCTCTGACAACGAGTGAACATGTTAGGGGAGCTGATGGGTTGAGTGCAGAAGAAAGTGTTAGGTCAGGTAAACATGTTAATGGTGTAGATGTCCCATATGAGATAAATGTTGAGGCGAATGTTAGTTCTCCGACAACGAATGATCATGTTAAGGAAGTTTATGGGTTGAATGCAGAACGACGTGTTGGGTCAGATAGAGATGTTGACATTGTAGACGTCAATGATGAGATAAATGTTGATGAGGAGCATGTTAGTTCTCTGACGAGTGACTGTGTTAAGGAAGAGGATGGATTCAATGCAGACCAAAGTTTTGGGTCAGATAAAGATGTTGACATTGTAGATATCACAGATGAGGTAAATGTTGAGGAGGAGCATGTTACTTCTCCGATAACAAGTGATCATGTTATGGAAGTTGATGGGTTGAATGCAGAACAAAGTGTTTTTAGTttgaatgatcaaaatgatctGAACAATGTCGGGGTAGATTCCCTTGATAAGGGGAAGGGGGTAGTTGAGGAGCCCGAAAATGGTTTGGAGTTTGAGTCTAAGGAAGAAGCTTACTCTTACTACAGGGAGTATGCCCGGTCTGTGGGATTTGGCATCACAATTAAAGCCAGTCGGCGCTCAAAAAAATCTGGAAAGTTTATTGACATAAAAATTGCATGCTCTAGATTTGGAAGCAAGCGTGAGTTGGGAACAACTGTCAATCCAAGAACATGCATCACAAAGACGGACTGCAAAGCTAGCTTGCATATAAAGaggaaagagagtgaaaaatgGGTAGTACATAGTTTTGTAAAGGAGCACAACCATGAGATTTGCCCAGATGATTTCATTTATGCTATCAGCGGAAGGAACAAGAAACCTGCTATCGTTGTTCCTCAGAAGACGGGTCTGCAGTTGGCTTTAGATGAGGAAGATGTAAGAGTAATGTTTGAACATTTTATGTCTATGCAGGATGAGGATCCCAACTTCTTCTATGCAATAGATTTTGACCATGAGAAACGATTGAGAAGTGTGTTTTGGGTTGATTCAAAATGTAAGCGTGATTATAGCAGTTTCTGCGACGCAGTCTTCTTTGACACTTACTATGTTAGAAACAATTATAAAATTCCTTTTGTTCCTATTGTTGGAGTTAATCATCACTTTCAGTACATTTTGCTTGGATGTGCATTGATTGGAGAAGAGACTACATCGGCTTTCGTTTGGTTAATGCGGACGTGGCTTAAAGCAGTGGGTGGCCAAGCTCCAGTAGTGGTTATCACCGATCAAGACAAATTCCTGAAAGAAGCTGTAGAAGATGCGTTTACTGATGCACGCCATTGTTTTTGCTTATGGCATGTATTGACCAGGATTCCTGGAAATTTGGGTTCCATAAATGAGAAAGAAACATTTATCGAAAAATTCAGCAAATGCATTTACCGGTCTTGGACAGTTGAGCAATTTGAAAAGGAATGGTCGAAACTGGTTGATAGATTTGAACTAAGAGAAAATGAGTGGGTTCATTCATTGTATGAAGATCGTAAAAAGTGGGCCCCAACTTATATGCAGGATTCGTTTTTAGCTGGAATGTCAACAAGGGAGCGATCTGGAAGTATAACTTCATTCTTTGATAGGTACATTTCTCAAGAAGCTACATTTAAGGATTTTATTGAGCAGTACAAAGCATTTTGTAAAGATAGTTATGACATGGAAGCTGGCGCTTCTCTCGAAACACAGGATAAACAACCTGGATTAAGATCCTTCTCGCCGTTTGAGAAACAAATGTCAACTATCTATACAGATGCtgtatttaaaaaatttgaggaCGAGGTTTTTGGACTAGCTTCTTGTCATTTGAAGAAAGAAGGTGAAAATGAAGCATCTGTAATCTTCCGGGTCACAGATTTGGAAGAACGCCAGAATTTCATCGTGTCTTGGAATGAAGCAGACCAAAAAGTATGTTGTTTATGTCATTCATTTGAATGCAGAGGTTTTCTCTGTAGGCATGCAATTCTGGTCCTCCAGGTGTCTGGTGTTTACACAATCCCATCCCATTATATTTTGAAGCGTTGGACTAAAGATGCAAAAGTTAGGCATACTGTTAGCGATGGATCGAAGAGGCTTAACTGCAGGGTGCAGCATTTCAATGATCTATGTAAATTAGCTGTTAAGTTGGGTGAAGAGGGGTCTTTATCTCCGGACGCTTACCACATTGCACTTCAGGCATTAGAAACAGTTATGAAACATTGTGTCGATGTGAATAATTCTGTAAGAAGTGTTTTGGAACCCGTGTCAGCTAATCATGGTTTTATTGACGTTGAAGTAGTGGATCCCAGCTGCAGTGTAGCCAAGTTgtcgaagaaaaagaaaacatacaaaaaaagaaag GTGCAAACTGAACTGGATGGCACTGCTATCAGGTTGCAAGACAGCTGCCAGCAGATG GAACTGATGAAGTCCAGAGCACATAAGCTTGATAATTGTTACGTCCCTCAGCAAGAATCTGAACGG GGACAGTTGAACTCAATTTCTCCTATCCATGAGGGTTGTTACGACAACCAACGGGTCACCCAG GGACAGGTTCATTCGTTACCAACACATACTCGTCACTTAGGGACCCAACAGAGCCTGCAAGGAATG TTGCAGCTACAACCTAGTCCCAGAGCACCGATTGTGCATGGCTGTTATGAGATTCGGGGCAATCCCGAAGATATG TCTGTAGGCTCCTCGCGCAAGCATCGACGTGATAAGCACCCACCAAAATAG